The following proteins are encoded in a genomic region of Solea senegalensis isolate Sse05_10M linkage group LG5, IFAPA_SoseM_1, whole genome shotgun sequence:
- the zgc:64051 gene encoding leukocyte surface antigen CD53 gives MAQGCLKCLKFVMCIANLLCFVCGVSVIGLGVYMMMNLGMREFTLLLINGKVAHMLLISGIVITCISFLGFLGALKENRCLLLMYFLLLFLLMLVELTAACLLLMYENQIAPTVEKELTEQLKKAQGHAGNSTSGQWELVQTQVSGWWDPVQTQLNCCGVHNVSDWKNAVPKSCCQKTCDVPKPPYREKGCFDALKMQFEDNFLNIGISVIVICIVEVLGMCFAMTLFCHISRSGLGYKL, from the exons ATGGCTCAAGGCTGCCTCAAGTGTTTGAAGTTTGTCATGTGTATCGCCAacttgttgtgtttt GTGTGCGGCGTGTCAGTGATCGGCTTAGGCGTCTACATGATGATGAACTTGGGAATGCGCGAGTTCACGCTGCTGTTGATCAACGGCAAAGTGGCACACATGCTGCTGATCAGCGGCATCGTCATCACCTGCATCTCCTTCCTGGGCTTCCTGGGAGCGCTGAAGGAGAACCGATGTCTGCTGCtcatg taCTTCCTGCTGTTGTTCCTCCTGATGTTGGTGGAGTTGACTGCAGCCTGTTTACTCCTCATGTATGAGAATCAG ATTGCGCCTACGGTGGAAAAGGAGCTGACTGAACAACTGAAAAAAGCTCAAGGACACGCAGGAAACTCCACCAGTGGGCAGTGGGAGCTGGTTCAGACTCAAGTGAGCGGGTGGTGGGACCCTGTTCAGACtcag CTGAACTGCTGTGGAGTCCACAACGTGTCGGACTGGAAGAACGCGGTGCCGAAGTCGTGCTGCCAGAAAACTTGTGACGTCCCCAAACCTCCATACAGAGAAAAG GGTTGTTTTGACGCTCTGAAGATGCAGTTTGAAGATAATTTTCTCAACATTGGAATCTCTGTCATTGTTATCTGCATCGTTGAG GTTCTGGGGATGTGTTTCGCGATGACGCTCTTCTGCCACATCAGCAGATCTGGACTCggttataaattataa
- the dph7 gene encoding diphthine methyltransferase isoform X2 yields the protein MAWKSRTRSLQVFDTGQSADTVEWCPVPPCHNILVCGTYQLQKGAGVDEATPTRSGHLYLFDFRREAPMSPPLTELQRVDTPAILDVKWCHVSVSEKAILGAAAATGELQLYAMSASQEGSRSLQPLSSLEVGAERLTLSLDWSTGRMDSSDVRVVCSDSAGCISVLSLDEGSLTTLSQWKAHDFEAWISAFSYWDTQLVYTGGDDCKLKGWDLRMGPSCPTVTSKRHSMGVCSIQSNPHREHILATGSYDEQVLLWDGRNMRQPLSETATGGGVWRLKWHPTNPDLLLAACMHNDFHILHCQQALESSAGACPIVASYILHNSLAYGADWSRVSLDEPAPCSPVAAEPKESFAESRGHLRIQYESPTASFDTSLEDDTGRYIPESVTAPSSAPAVGPAPTPDHDAASVSCLLATCSFYDHMLHVWRWDWTPEEAPQGTEQR from the exons ATGGCGTGGAAGTCCAGGACTCGCAGTCTCCAGGTGTTTGACACGGGACAGAGCGCGGACACGGTGGAGTGGTGTCCCGTTCCACCATGCCACAACATCCTGGTCTGCGGGACGTACCAACTACAGAAAGGG GCCGGGGTTGATGAGGCCACGCCCACCCGCAGTGGCCATTTGTACCTTTTTGACTTTCGTCGCGAAGCACCGATGAGTCCTCCTCTCACGGAGCTGCAGCGCGTCGACACGCCGGCCATTTTAGACGTCAAATG GTGCCATGTGTCGGTGTCAGAGAAGGCGATACTCGGAGCAGCGGCTGCCACGGGAGAACTGCAGCTCTACGCGATGTCGGCGAGTCAG GAAGGCAGCCGCAGTCTGCAGCCTCTCAGCAGCCTGGAGGTCGGAGCAGAGCGGCTGACTCTGTCATTGGACTGGTCCACTGGAAGAATGGACAG cagtgaCGTGCGTGTGGTGTGCAGCGACTCTGCCGGATGCATCAGTGTTCTCTCTCTGGATGAGGGTTCTCTGACGACTCTGTCGCAGTGGAAGGCTCACGACTTTGAGGCCTGGATCTCGGCCTTCTCCTACTGGGACACACAGCTGGTTTATACCG GTGGTGACGACTGCAAACTGAAGGGCTGGGATCTCAGGATGGGTCCTTCCTGTCCCACTGTGACCAGTAAAAG GCACTCGATGGGCGTGTGCAGTATTCAGAGCAACCCTCACCGGGAACACATCCTGGCAACAGGCAG CTACGATGAGCAGGTTCTGCTCTGGGACGGCAGGAACATGCGGCAGCCGCTCAGCGAGACGGCGACGGGTGGCGGCGTCTGGAGGCTGAAGTGGCATCCGACCAATCCTGACCTGCTGCTGGCTGCCTGCATGCACAACGACTTCCATATCCTTCACTGTCAACAGGCTTTAG agAGCAGCGCAGGGGCTTGTCCCATCGTCGCCTCCTACATCCTCCACAACTCCCTGGCGTACGGCGCCGACTGGTCCCGCGTTTCCCTGGACGAACCCGCCCCCTGCTCACCTGTCGCCGCAGAACCAAAGGAAAGCTTTGCGGAGAGCCGAGGACACCTGCGGATTCAGTACGAGTCTCCCACCGCCAGCTTCGATACTTCCCTGGAGGACGACACGGGACGCTACATCCCAGAGAGCGTCACGGCACCTTCCTCCGCCCCTGCTGTGGGCCCCGCCCCCACCCCGGACCACGACGCCGCCTCAGTGTCCTGTCTGCTCGCTACCTGCTCCTTCTACGACCACATGCTCCACGTGTGGCGCTGGGACTGGACTCCAGAAGAAGCTCCGCAGGGCACTGAGCAACGCTGA
- the araf gene encoding serine/threonine-protein kinase A-Raf: MSSTSSSYSSSGETSPEDVPRGGGTIRVYLPNKQRTVVNVRQGQTVHESLDKALKVRGLNQDCCAVFRLLEGRKRLTDWDTDITPLVGEELLVEVLDDIPLTMHNFVRKTFFKLAYCDFCHKFLFNGFRCQTCGYKFHQHCSSKVPTVCVDMDTVSKRIDSNPCTDEYPQILLPENSPSQSNLALTPEPPGMDLLSPTSAFRFPIPSGDGQSLQRHRSTSTPNVHMVSTVGPVGVSIIEEALKFNNTIGPEPSPKPSTSPPCTLGSPGRKPPKSPSEHKERKSSSSDDKKKVHRGGYRDSSYYWEVHSREVNVQKRIGAGSFGTVFKGKWHGDVAIKVLKVTEPTPEQLQAFKNEMQVLRKTRHVNILLFMGYMTKPNFAIITQWCEGSSLYRHLHVTETKFDTMRRIDVARQTAQGMDYLHAKNIIHRDLKSNNIFLHEGWTVKIGDFGLATVKSRWSGSQQVQQPSGSILWMAPEVIRMQDSNPYTFQSDVYGYGVVLFELMAGLLPYANINNRDQIIFMVGRGYLSPDLSKLSSTSPKSMKRLIVECLKFKRDERPLFPQILVAIEQVQDLLPKIERSRSEPSLHRAVHAEDLNPLLFHTTRLVPL; encoded by the exons atgtcctccacctcctcctcctactcctcctcgGGGGAAACCAGTCCGGAGGATGTGCCGCGAGGTGGGGGCACCATCCGAGTCTACCTCCCCAACAAACAGAGGACAGTG GTCAACGTTCGTCAAGGACAGACTGTGCACGAGAGTCTGGACAAGGCGCTCAAAGTGCGAGGCTTAAATCAGGACTGCTGTGCCGTTTTCCGCCTTCTAGAAGG TCGTAAGAGACTGACAGACTGGGACACAGACATCACTCCTCTGGTTGGAGAGGAGCTTTTAGTTGAAGTCCTTGATGATATTCCGCTCACAATGCACAATTTT GTACGGAAAACCTTCTTCAAGCTCGCTTACTGTGATTTCTGCCACAAGTTTCTGTTTAACGGCTTCAGGTGTCAGACGTGTGGATACAAATTTCACCAGCACTGTAGTAGCAAGGTCCCGACTGTGTGTGTCGACATGGACACTGTGAGCAAACG gATTGATTCTAATCCTTGCACAGACGAGTATCCACAGATACTATTGCCAGAAAATTCCCCGTCACAGAGTAATCTAGCCTTAACCCCGGAGCCTCCTGG GATGGACCTCTTGTCCCCGACCTCGGCCTTTCGCTTCCCCATACCCAGTGGAGACGGTCAGTCTCTGCAGAGACATCGGTCCACGTCCACTCCCAACGTTCACATGGTCAGCACAGTGGGTCCTGTCGGTGTCAGCATCATAGAG GAAGCACTAAAATTCAACAACACAATTG GTCCTGAACCTTCCCCAAAACCCTCCACCAGCCCGCCGTGCACTCTCGGCTCCCCAGGTAGGAAACCACCAAAGTCTCCTTCAGAGCACAAGGAGCGTAAGTCCTCCTCATCTGACGACAAAAAGAAAGTG CACCGAGGAGGCTACAGAGACTCGAGTTACTACTGGGAGGTTCATTCTCGAGAGGTCAACGTTCAGAAGAGGATCGGTGCCGGTTCCTTTGGAACAGTGTTTAAGGGGAAGTGGCACGGGGACGTAGCAATCAAGGTTCTCAAGGTGACGGAGCCGACGCCAGAGCAGCTACAGGCcttcaaaaatgaaatgcagGTCCTACG gAAAACCCGCCACGTCAACATCCTGCTCTTCATGGGCTACATGACGAAGCCCAACTTTGCCATCATCACTCAGTGGTGTGAGGGCAGCAGCCTGTATCGCCATCTGCATGTCACTGAAACCAAGTTTGACACGATGCGGCGCATCGACGTGGCCAGACAGACGGCGCAGGGCATGGA TTATCTTCATGCGAAGAACATAATTCACCGAGATCTGAAATCAAATA ATATTTTCCTCCATGAGGGCTGGACTGTAAAGATCGGTGACTTCGGCTTGGCCACGGTCAAGTCTCGGTGGAGTGGATCTCAGCAGGTGCAGCAGCCGAGTGGCTCCATTCTCTGGATG GCTCCTGAAGTAATCCGAATGCAGGACAGCAACCCATACACGTTCCAGTCTGATGTGTACGGTTATGGAGTCGTTCTGTTTGAGCTGATGGCGGGGTTGCTGCCCTACGCCAATATCAACAACAGAGACCAG ataATCTTTATGGTTGGACGTGGTTACTTGTCTCCAGACCTCAGTAAGCTGTCTAGTACCTCACCCAAATCAATGAAAAGGCTCATAGTCGAATGCTTAAAGTTCAAGCGCGACGAGAGGCCGCTGTTTCCTCAG ATCCTGGTGGCCATCGAGCAGGTGCAAGACCTGCTGCCAAAAATCGAGCGCAGCCGCTCGGAGCCATCACTCCATCGGGCCGTCCACGCCGAGGACCTGAACCCCCTCCTGTTCCACACCACCAGGCTGGTGCCCCTCTAA
- the dph7 gene encoding diphthine methyltransferase isoform X1: MAWKSRTRSLQVFDTGQSADTVEWCPVPPCHNILVCGTYQLQKGAGVDEATPTRSGHLYLFDFRREAPMSPPLTELQRVDTPAILDVKWCHVSVSEKAILGAAAATGELQLYAMSASQEGSRSLQPLSSLEVGAERLTLSLDWSTGRMDSSSDVRVVCSDSAGCISVLSLDEGSLTTLSQWKAHDFEAWISAFSYWDTQLVYTGGDDCKLKGWDLRMGPSCPTVTSKRHSMGVCSIQSNPHREHILATGSYDEQVLLWDGRNMRQPLSETATGGGVWRLKWHPTNPDLLLAACMHNDFHILHCQQALESSAGACPIVASYILHNSLAYGADWSRVSLDEPAPCSPVAAEPKESFAESRGHLRIQYESPTASFDTSLEDDTGRYIPESVTAPSSAPAVGPAPTPDHDAASVSCLLATCSFYDHMLHVWRWDWTPEEAPQGTEQR; encoded by the exons ATGGCGTGGAAGTCCAGGACTCGCAGTCTCCAGGTGTTTGACACGGGACAGAGCGCGGACACGGTGGAGTGGTGTCCCGTTCCACCATGCCACAACATCCTGGTCTGCGGGACGTACCAACTACAGAAAGGG GCCGGGGTTGATGAGGCCACGCCCACCCGCAGTGGCCATTTGTACCTTTTTGACTTTCGTCGCGAAGCACCGATGAGTCCTCCTCTCACGGAGCTGCAGCGCGTCGACACGCCGGCCATTTTAGACGTCAAATG GTGCCATGTGTCGGTGTCAGAGAAGGCGATACTCGGAGCAGCGGCTGCCACGGGAGAACTGCAGCTCTACGCGATGTCGGCGAGTCAG GAAGGCAGCCGCAGTCTGCAGCCTCTCAGCAGCCTGGAGGTCGGAGCAGAGCGGCTGACTCTGTCATTGGACTGGTCCACTGGAAGAATGGACAG cagcagtgaCGTGCGTGTGGTGTGCAGCGACTCTGCCGGATGCATCAGTGTTCTCTCTCTGGATGAGGGTTCTCTGACGACTCTGTCGCAGTGGAAGGCTCACGACTTTGAGGCCTGGATCTCGGCCTTCTCCTACTGGGACACACAGCTGGTTTATACCG GTGGTGACGACTGCAAACTGAAGGGCTGGGATCTCAGGATGGGTCCTTCCTGTCCCACTGTGACCAGTAAAAG GCACTCGATGGGCGTGTGCAGTATTCAGAGCAACCCTCACCGGGAACACATCCTGGCAACAGGCAG CTACGATGAGCAGGTTCTGCTCTGGGACGGCAGGAACATGCGGCAGCCGCTCAGCGAGACGGCGACGGGTGGCGGCGTCTGGAGGCTGAAGTGGCATCCGACCAATCCTGACCTGCTGCTGGCTGCCTGCATGCACAACGACTTCCATATCCTTCACTGTCAACAGGCTTTAG agAGCAGCGCAGGGGCTTGTCCCATCGTCGCCTCCTACATCCTCCACAACTCCCTGGCGTACGGCGCCGACTGGTCCCGCGTTTCCCTGGACGAACCCGCCCCCTGCTCACCTGTCGCCGCAGAACCAAAGGAAAGCTTTGCGGAGAGCCGAGGACACCTGCGGATTCAGTACGAGTCTCCCACCGCCAGCTTCGATACTTCCCTGGAGGACGACACGGGACGCTACATCCCAGAGAGCGTCACGGCACCTTCCTCCGCCCCTGCTGTGGGCCCCGCCCCCACCCCGGACCACGACGCCGCCTCAGTGTCCTGTCTGCTCGCTACCTGCTCCTTCTACGACCACATGCTCCACGTGTGGCGCTGGGACTGGACTCCAGAAGAAGCTCCGCAGGGCACTGAGCAACGCTGA